A window of Rickettsiales bacterium contains these coding sequences:
- the secE gene encoding preprotein translocase subunit SecE gives MVKVVEFIDQVIKETKKITWSSKKETMVSIMLVLVMVVIASLFFLGADVVIYKLVSLILNLGVN, from the coding sequence ATGGTAAAAGTAGTAGAATTTATAGATCAGGTAATCAAAGAAACCAAAAAAATCACTTGGTCGAGTAAAAAAGAGACCATGGTCTCAATTATGCTAGTGCTTGTAATGGTTGTTATAGCGTCTTTGTTTTTTTTAGGCGCAGATGTGGTTATATATAAGCTAGTAAGCTTAATATTAAATCTAGGAGTTAATTAA
- the nusG gene encoding transcription termination/antitermination protein NusG, which yields MAYQWYIVHVVSGHEKKVAKVIEEQARKKNLQEQIAKVVVPTEEVMEVRRNQKINVEKKFLPGYILINMEMNDETWHFVRNVPKVTGFLGSASKPSPVSESEVQIIFKQMEEGIDKPKAAIVFEVGESVKINDGPFESFVGLVSDVDEEKSRLKVSVTIFGRSTPVELEFSQVEKE from the coding sequence GTGGCCTATCAATGGTATATAGTCCATGTAGTCTCTGGACATGAAAAGAAAGTAGCTAAAGTAATTGAAGAGCAAGCAAGAAAAAAGAATCTTCAAGAGCAAATAGCAAAAGTTGTGGTACCAACTGAAGAAGTAATGGAAGTCAGAAGAAATCAAAAAATAAATGTAGAAAAAAAGTTTCTTCCTGGTTATATTTTGATTAATATGGAAATGAATGATGAAACTTGGCATTTCGTTAGGAATGTGCCAAAGGTAACTGGTTTCCTTGGTAGTGCAAGCAAGCCCTCTCCTGTTAGTGAATCTGAGGTTCAAATTATATTCAAACAGATGGAAGAAGGGATTGATAAGCCTAAAGCTGCAATAGTTTTTGAGGTGGGTGAATCAGTTAAAATTAACGATGGTCCATTTGAATCTTTTGTTGGTTTAGTATCAGATGTTGATGAAGAGAAGTCAAGGTTGAAAGTATCTGTAACTATTTTTGGTCGTTCAACTCCTGTAGAATTAGAGTTCTCTCAAGTAGAAAAAGAATAA
- the rplK gene encoding 50S ribosomal protein L11 — MAKKVQGYIKLQIPAGKANPSPPVGPALGQRALNIMEFCKAFNAMTQSIEPGAPVPCVITYYADRTFSIAVKKPPVSYFITKAAKLKKGSDKTGKTAPVGTLTMDQVKEIAKEKIEDMNAFDVESACKSVIGTAISMGVKVEG; from the coding sequence ATGGCAAAAAAAGTTCAAGGTTATATAAAATTACAGATTCCAGCTGGTAAAGCAAACCCCTCTCCTCCTGTGGGACCAGCTTTAGGTCAACGTGCTTTAAATATTATGGAGTTCTGCAAAGCATTCAATGCTATGACTCAATCAATAGAGCCAGGTGCTCCAGTTCCTTGTGTTATAACATATTATGCAGATCGTACCTTTAGTATTGCAGTTAAAAAACCTCCGGTATCATATTTTATTACTAAAGCAGCAAAATTAAAGAAAGGGTCTGACAAAACAGGTAAAACTGCCCCGGTTGGTACGTTAACGATGGATCAAGTAAAAGAAATAGCAAAAGAAAAAATCGAAGATATGAACGCATTTGATGTGGAATCAGCTTGTAAGTCTGTGATTGGTACGGCTATATCAATGGGCGTAAAAGTAGAGGGATAA
- the rplA gene encoding 50S ribosomal protein L1 → MTKTTKVKHLEEGKGGKNIRQKRALVDSAKQYSIGEAVTFLKTNSFTKFDSSIEVICNLGVDTKHSDQQVRGVVSMPHGTGKEVRVAVFAKEAKAEEAQKAGADIVGSDDLLQSIQSGKIDFDCCIATPDMMGFVGRVAKVLGPKGLMPNPKLGTVTVNVAEAVTKAKAGQVEFRAEKAGIVHAAVGKLSFEESHLLDNVKELLSAVIKAKPSASKGTYLKSLYISSSMGPSLPIDVANLSINN, encoded by the coding sequence ATGACTAAAACAACTAAAGTAAAGCATCTTGAAGAAGGAAAAGGCGGTAAAAACATTCGTCAGAAAAGGGCTCTTGTTGATAGCGCTAAACAATATAGTATTGGCGAAGCGGTAACATTCTTAAAAACTAATAGTTTTACAAAATTTGATTCTAGTATTGAAGTGATATGCAATCTTGGTGTTGATACGAAGCATTCTGATCAACAAGTTCGTGGTGTTGTTTCTATGCCTCATGGTACTGGAAAAGAAGTTAGAGTTGCAGTTTTTGCTAAAGAAGCAAAAGCTGAAGAAGCTCAAAAAGCTGGTGCTGATATTGTAGGTAGTGATGATTTGCTTCAATCAATTCAATCTGGTAAAATTGACTTTGACTGCTGTATTGCCACTCCAGATATGATGGGATTTGTTGGTAGAGTAGCTAAAGTTCTTGGGCCAAAAGGATTAATGCCGAATCCTAAACTAGGTACAGTTACAGTTAATGTAGCCGAAGCGGTAACAAAAGCTAAGGCTGGCCAAGTTGAATTTAGAGCTGAGAAAGCGGGAATTGTTCATGCCGCTGTAGGAAAGTTAAGTTTTGAAGAAAGTCATCTTCTTGATAATGTTAAAGAATTATTATCAGCGGTGATAAAAGCTAAGCCTTCTGCTTCTAAAGGCACTTACTTAAAATCATTATATATTTCATCGTCTATGGGACCTTCGTTACCTATTGATGTAGCAAATTTATCGATAAATAATTAG
- the rplJ gene encoding 50S ribosomal protein L10 encodes MNRLEKKQEISDIKDLVDSYSSTVIVHYQGLNVDQLNFLRGKMRECGAKFKVIKNSLAKLAIANTNSKDLDSLLSGPTALVVSNDPVSMAKELTSFVKTNASLVLLGGVVDEEILDKKSIIVLSDMPSKDELRAKIIGLLNAPATKVVRVLTTPSEQVARVVGAYSNK; translated from the coding sequence GTGAATAGATTAGAAAAAAAACAAGAAATTAGTGATATCAAAGACTTAGTAGATTCCTATTCTTCTACTGTGATTGTTCATTACCAAGGATTGAATGTTGATCAGCTAAACTTCCTTAGAGGAAAAATGCGTGAATGCGGAGCGAAGTTTAAGGTAATAAAAAATAGTTTAGCAAAATTAGCTATCGCAAATACTAATAGTAAAGATTTAGACTCTTTATTATCTGGACCTACTGCTTTAGTTGTTTCAAACGACCCTGTAAGTATGGCAAAAGAATTAACTAGTTTTGTAAAAACTAATGCAAGTTTAGTACTACTAGGTGGAGTAGTTGATGAAGAAATTTTGGATAAAAAATCAATTATTGTACTGTCCGATATGCCATCAAAAGATGAATTAAGAGCAAAAATAATTGGTCTATTAAATGCTCCTGCTACTAAGGTGGTTCGCGTACTTACAACTCCATCTGAGCAAGTGGCTAGAGTTGTGGGTGCTTATTCAAATAAATAA
- the rplL gene encoding 50S ribosomal protein L7/L12, which yields MVDLVKIADELSELSVMQAAELAKMLEEKWGVSAAAPVAVAAAPGAAAAAPEEAQTDFSVILTSFGDKKIEVIKEVRAITGLGLKEAKDLVEATPKALKESVSKDEATKIKEQIEKVGASVEIK from the coding sequence ATGGTCGATTTAGTTAAAATAGCAGATGAGTTATCTGAGTTAAGCGTAATGCAAGCCGCTGAGCTAGCAAAAATGCTAGAAGAAAAATGGGGTGTTAGTGCTGCAGCTCCTGTTGCAGTAGCAGCAGCTCCTGGTGCAGCAGCAGCGGCCCCAGAAGAAGCACAAACAGACTTCAGTGTAATTCTTACTTCATTTGGTGATAAAAAAATCGAAGTTATTAAAGAAGTAAGAGCAATTACAGGTTTAGGTTTAAAAGAAGCTAAAGATTTAGTTGAAGCTACTCCTAAAGCTCTGAAAGAATCTGTTTCAAAAGATGAAGCTACTAAAATTAAAGAGCAAATTGAAAAAGTTGGCGCTTCAGTTGAAATAAAATAA